In Rhodococcus qingshengii JCM 15477, the sequence AGCGAAGTTATCAATTCAGCCGATTGAGATCGATGGAGGACAGGAATGCACGTCTATATTTCGGTGGACATGGAGGGTATCGCGGGTATCGCGACGCTCGATCAGACGATCCGCGGCGGTGGCGGCTACCACCGTGCGCAGATGCTCATGACCGCCGAGACCAATGCCGCGATCGCCGGTGCGTTCGACGCCGGTGCGACGAGCGTCCTGGTCAACGACAGCCACGGAACGATGGACAATCTGCTTCACGCCGACCTGGATCCACGGGCGCGTCTGATCTTCGGAACACCGAAGATGCAGTGCATGGCGGAGGGACTGACGTCCGATCACGACGTCGCTCTGTTTGTCGGCTATCACGCACCAGCCGGTGGGCCCGGCGTCCTGGCGCACACGTTCTCGAGCTTGTTCGCCGACGTCCGCCTCGACGGCAAGTCCGTCTCGGAGACCGACGTCAACACCCTCTACGCTGCCACCCAGGGCGTTCCCGTCGGCCTGGTGACGGGTGACGACATCATCTGCGGCTTGGTCGACGCGGCCTCGCCGACAACCGAGACCGTCGAGGTCAAGAAGGCACATGGATGGTCGGCAACCAATTCGCTGCCGCCGTCGCTGGCGTGCGAGCAGATCCGAGCAGGAGCCGAGCGCGCAGTGCGTAAGGCCGACACACTGAAGCCGGTCGAGCTGCGTGACGAATGGACCCTCGAGATCGTTCACCCCACCACCACAGGAGCTGAACTCGCCGAGGCTGTTCCCGGCTCGCGACGGATTTCGGATCGTACGATTTCGCACACACTCGGCAGCGTCGACGACATTCTCGGTCTGATCACTGTCAATGCCCGGCTTGCAGCCGCAGGCGTCTCGACGATCGTGGCAGTCGCCAATCGCACGTAGTGAAGTAGCGACTCCATCGCGAAATGCCGCCGACGCCGTGTGCGCCGGCGGCATTTGTCATCTCTTGGGGCAGAACATGTTC encodes:
- a CDS encoding M55 family metallopeptidase, which produces MHVYISVDMEGIAGIATLDQTIRGGGGYHRAQMLMTAETNAAIAGAFDAGATSVLVNDSHGTMDNLLHADLDPRARLIFGTPKMQCMAEGLTSDHDVALFVGYHAPAGGPGVLAHTFSSLFADVRLDGKSVSETDVNTLYAATQGVPVGLVTGDDIICGLVDAASPTTETVEVKKAHGWSATNSLPPSLACEQIRAGAERAVRKADTLKPVELRDEWTLEIVHPTTTGAELAEAVPGSRRISDRTISHTLGSVDDILGLITVNARLAAAGVSTIVAVANRT